From a single Streptomyces rubradiris genomic region:
- a CDS encoding dTDP-4-dehydrorhamnose 3,5-epimerase family protein: MHVRELAVPGAYELTPQLFPDRRGVFVSPMQGPLFQSRIGHEFHVAQSNLSRSSRGVLRGIHYTTAPPGQAKYVYCAHGRALDFVVDIRVGSPTFGKWDCVELDAESFRAVYLPVGVGHTFLALEDDTMMHYLMSTSYVPELEQAIDPFDTTLALPWPADTEFVVSDRDRVAMSLNEALERGLLPRYEDCVAEQVGP; the protein is encoded by the coding sequence ATGCATGTTCGCGAACTCGCCGTGCCAGGAGCCTACGAACTCACGCCCCAGCTCTTCCCGGACCGGCGTGGGGTGTTCGTGTCGCCGATGCAGGGGCCGCTGTTCCAGTCCCGCATCGGTCATGAATTCCACGTGGCCCAGAGCAACCTCAGCCGTTCGTCCCGCGGTGTTCTGCGCGGCATCCACTACACCACCGCGCCGCCCGGACAGGCCAAGTACGTCTACTGCGCCCACGGGCGGGCGCTCGACTTCGTCGTGGACATTCGCGTCGGCTCGCCCACGTTCGGGAAATGGGACTGCGTCGAACTGGACGCCGAGTCGTTCCGCGCCGTCTATCTGCCCGTCGGCGTCGGCCACACCTTCCTGGCGCTGGAGGACGACACGATGATGCACTACCTGATGTCGACCAGCTACGTGCCGGAGCTGGAGCAGGCGATCGACCCGTTCGACACCACGCTCGCCCTGCCGTGGCCCGCGGACACGGAGTTCGTCGTCTCCGACCGGGACCGCGTGGCGATGAGCCTGAACGAGGCGCTGGAGCGGGGGCTGCTCCCCCGGTACGAAGACTGCGTGGCGGAGCAGGTGGGGCCGTGA
- a CDS encoding AfsR/SARP family transcriptional regulator, giving the protein MEIIQDVVTARPVEAPDEQTMEINVLGPVRVRVGGHSVVPTAGKPKQVLTLLALRCGRVVPVSTLMEEIWGDKVPRSGTTTLQTYILQLRKLIARSLPDDSPLSAKDLLVTHFNGYQLAIRPSAFDLREFERLTAEGDALLAAGDAETASRLLSRALELWRGPALMDVPAGQVLEMEAMGMEESRMRAQELRILADLQLGRHAMLIPELRMLVAQSPMHENFCAMLMIALQRSGAPWRALQVFRTLRQTLIGELGVEPSNRLQRLHQAVLSNVPDLPLAAYDLV; this is encoded by the coding sequence ATGGAAATTATTCAGGACGTGGTGACGGCGCGGCCCGTCGAGGCGCCGGACGAGCAGACGATGGAGATCAACGTACTGGGCCCCGTCAGAGTCCGGGTCGGCGGACACTCCGTGGTCCCGACCGCCGGCAAGCCCAAGCAGGTGCTGACCCTGCTGGCGCTGCGCTGCGGCCGGGTGGTGCCCGTGTCGACGCTCATGGAAGAGATCTGGGGCGACAAGGTGCCCCGGAGCGGGACCACGACACTCCAGACCTACATCCTTCAACTCCGCAAGCTCATCGCCCGGTCCCTCCCGGACGACTCCCCGCTCAGTGCGAAGGACCTGCTGGTCACGCACTTCAACGGCTACCAGCTGGCCATCCGTCCGAGCGCGTTCGACCTGCGCGAGTTCGAGCGGCTCACCGCCGAGGGCGACGCGCTGCTCGCGGCCGGGGACGCGGAGACCGCCTCCCGCCTCCTGAGCCGGGCCCTCGAACTGTGGCGCGGGCCGGCCCTGATGGACGTGCCGGCCGGCCAGGTCCTGGAGATGGAGGCAATGGGCATGGAGGAGTCCAGGATGCGCGCCCAGGAACTGCGCATTCTCGCGGACCTCCAGCTGGGCCGGCACGCCATGCTCATCCCCGAACTGCGGATGCTCGTCGCCCAGTCCCCGATGCACGAGAACTTCTGCGCCATGCTGATGATCGCGTTGCAGCGGTCCGGTGCGCCGTGGCGGGCCCTCCAGGTCTTCCGCACCCTCCGCCAGACCCTGATCGGCGAACTCGGCGTCGAGCCCTCGAACCGGCTACAGCGGCTGCACCAGGCGGTGCTGTCGAACGTCCCGGACCTGCCGCTCGCCGCCTACGACCTGGTCTGA
- a CDS encoding SDR family NAD(P)-dependent oxidoreductase, translating into MMTRTPSVALVTGATSGIGLEITRRLARDGAQVFLCARREDVLAQTVAALREEGLDVDGQACDVTSREDIRSFVRAATERFGPVDILVNNAGRSGGGVTKDVPDELWLDVIGTNLNSVFFMTKEVLENGGILDSGWGRIINIASTGGKQGVVNGAPYSAAKHGVVGFTKALGLELAKTGVTVNAVCPGFVETPMAERVREVYSGLWGVPADEVHQRVSARVPIGRYVVPEEVAAMVAYLVGPGSDAVTAQALNVCGGLGNY; encoded by the coding sequence ATCATGACCCGGACCCCCTCGGTCGCCCTGGTGACCGGTGCCACCAGCGGCATCGGCCTGGAGATCACGCGGCGCCTGGCCCGTGACGGCGCGCAGGTCTTCCTGTGCGCCCGGCGGGAGGACGTCCTGGCGCAGACCGTCGCGGCCCTGCGCGAGGAGGGCCTCGACGTGGACGGCCAGGCCTGTGACGTCACCTCGCGCGAGGACATCCGCTCCTTCGTCCGGGCCGCCACCGAACGGTTCGGACCGGTGGACATCCTGGTGAACAACGCCGGCCGGTCCGGCGGCGGGGTCACCAAGGACGTCCCCGACGAGCTGTGGCTGGACGTGATCGGCACCAACCTCAACAGCGTCTTCTTCATGACCAAGGAGGTCCTGGAGAACGGCGGCATCCTGGACAGCGGCTGGGGACGCATCATCAACATCGCCTCCACCGGCGGCAAGCAGGGCGTGGTCAACGGTGCCCCGTACTCGGCCGCCAAGCACGGCGTGGTCGGGTTCACGAAGGCGCTCGGCCTGGAGCTGGCCAAGACCGGGGTGACCGTGAACGCGGTCTGCCCGGGCTTCGTCGAGACGCCCATGGCCGAGCGGGTGCGCGAGGTCTACTCCGGCCTGTGGGGCGTTCCGGCCGACGAGGTGCACCAGCGGGTGAGCGCCCGGGTGCCGATCGGCCGCTACGTCGTGCCCGAGGAGGTGGCCGCCATGGTCGCCTACCTGGTCGGCCCCGGCAGCGACGCGGTCACCGCCCAGGCCCTGAACGTCTGCGGCGGCCTCGGCAACTACTGA
- a CDS encoding twin-arginine translocation signal domain-containing protein yields MRNKTLTRRGFLGLGAAAGGAAVVGAAAPAWAGARPGQPTWPTTLRLPDGLHPDGLAIGGRPFAYFGSLLTAAIYRADLVTGEGEFIFDGLGSGHNAIGLALDPLGRLFIGGGWGRTITVMDGMSGKVLKVYEGLGTATTVVNLATVTREAAWFTDGLNGLLFGVPFGPGGTLPERDGVITLSLTGEWQQSQTQWQLTGSGIAPSPCGRALLVVNQYVDGGSLFRVDPRTGDARRVPVDGAHFPTTNGIAVSGRTLYAPSQTDLAVVSLAADGTRGTLVRRITDDRFDTPSAVAPYRDRLYLTNSRFPLPPTPTTAYNAVAIPRPR; encoded by the coding sequence TTGCGGAACAAGACGCTGACTCGTCGGGGTTTCCTCGGTCTGGGTGCGGCTGCGGGAGGCGCGGCGGTCGTCGGTGCCGCGGCGCCCGCCTGGGCGGGAGCGCGCCCGGGGCAGCCGACGTGGCCGACCACCCTGCGCCTGCCCGACGGACTGCATCCGGACGGCCTGGCGATCGGCGGACGGCCCTTCGCCTACTTCGGTTCGCTGCTCACCGCCGCGATCTACCGGGCCGATCTCGTCACGGGTGAGGGCGAGTTCATCTTCGACGGGCTCGGCTCGGGCCACAACGCGATCGGCCTCGCCCTGGACCCCCTGGGCCGGCTGTTCATCGGCGGCGGCTGGGGCCGGACCATCACCGTCATGGACGGCATGTCCGGGAAGGTCCTCAAGGTCTACGAGGGGCTGGGCACCGCGACCACGGTCGTGAACCTGGCGACCGTCACCCGCGAGGCGGCGTGGTTCACCGACGGGCTGAACGGTCTCCTGTTCGGCGTGCCGTTCGGTCCGGGCGGCACGCTGCCGGAGCGGGACGGGGTCATCACGCTGTCGCTGACCGGTGAGTGGCAGCAGAGCCAGACCCAGTGGCAGCTCACCGGGTCCGGCATCGCGCCGTCCCCGTGCGGCCGGGCCCTGCTGGTCGTCAACCAGTACGTGGACGGCGGTTCCCTGTTCCGGGTCGACCCGCGGACCGGCGACGCCCGCCGGGTCCCCGTCGACGGCGCGCACTTCCCGACCACCAACGGCATCGCCGTCAGCGGCCGTACGCTCTACGCACCGTCCCAGACCGACCTCGCGGTGGTCTCGCTCGCCGCGGACGGCACCAGGGGCACGCTCGTGCGCCGCATCACCGACGACCGCTTCGACACCCCGAGCGCCGTCGCGCCGTACCGCGACCGGCTGTACCTGACCAACTCGCGGTTCCCGCTGCCGCCGACGCCGACCACGGCGTACAACGCGGTGGCGATACCGCGGCCCCGGTAG
- a CDS encoding NAD-dependent epimerase/dehydratase family protein, whose amino-acid sequence MTAALSPRRVAVLGGTGSVGRQVCAAFAAQGHEVTAVARRPAASPVPYRFVPLDLVATGGRELAAFLAREGVDTVVNAFTGWGPDETEMRRLNVRPVEHVVDALRRLPGRPRLVHVGTLHEYGPVPEGSSLHEGLTPAPDSLYARVKLAASETVLGAAGPDGVDGVVVRLANTLGPYPAAETFLGSLARRLRDTGRSEVIELTVSDARRDFVDVRDAAEAVVRAAVLPAAPRVLNIGSGTAVSVRSLVGELLRAAGLPADTVKETGGTVRSHGGDWTRADISLAASALGWRPRFTVAESMAAMWDSLRG is encoded by the coding sequence GTGACCGCCGCGCTTTCGCCCCGGCGCGTGGCCGTGCTGGGCGGCACCGGCTCGGTGGGCCGGCAGGTGTGTGCCGCCTTCGCCGCGCAGGGGCACGAGGTCACCGCGGTCGCCCGCCGGCCGGCCGCGTCCCCGGTGCCGTACCGGTTCGTGCCGCTCGACCTGGTGGCGACCGGCGGTCGTGAGCTGGCCGCGTTCCTCGCCCGCGAGGGCGTCGACACCGTGGTCAACGCCTTCACCGGCTGGGGGCCGGACGAGACGGAGATGCGGCGGCTCAACGTCCGGCCCGTCGAGCACGTCGTCGACGCGCTGCGCCGGCTGCCGGGCCGGCCGCGCCTGGTGCATGTCGGCACGCTGCACGAGTACGGCCCGGTGCCCGAGGGGAGTTCGCTGCACGAGGGGCTGACGCCCGCGCCGGACAGCCTCTACGCGCGCGTGAAGCTCGCCGCCTCGGAGACGGTGCTCGGCGCGGCGGGCCCGGACGGAGTCGACGGGGTGGTCGTCCGGCTCGCCAACACCCTCGGGCCGTATCCGGCCGCCGAGACCTTCCTGGGCTCGCTGGCCCGCCGGCTGCGCGACACCGGCCGGTCCGAGGTGATCGAGCTGACCGTCTCCGACGCGCGACGGGACTTCGTCGACGTCCGGGACGCGGCGGAGGCGGTCGTACGGGCGGCGGTGCTGCCCGCGGCGCCCCGCGTGCTGAACATCGGCAGCGGAACCGCCGTCTCCGTCCGGAGCCTGGTGGGCGAGTTGCTGCGGGCCGCCGGCCTGCCCGCCGACACCGTCAAGGAGACCGGCGGTACGGTGCGCAGCCACGGCGGCGACTGGACCCGGGCCGACATCTCCCTGGCGGCCTCGGCGCTGGGCTGGCGGCCGCGGTTCACCGTGGCCGAGTCCATGGCGGCGATGTGGGACAGCCTGCGCGGATGA
- a CDS encoding aromatase/cyclase has translation MSSIPAGGQHRRTGVRDGQPKLRRTEHLRYSMAPARTLYELAADVTRWPAIFGPSVYAQHLSRGPHTERFRLWAQVNGQVKSWVSRRELDPDALWIRFDQEESAAPIASMGGEWHFRPLPDGGTEIVLLHEFTAVDDSEETVGWISSALDRNSAVELEALTRIAELGHPVDDVVFTFTDTVALKRPAAEVYDFLYRADLWPERLPHVRRVTLKEDEPNVQDMVMETVTADGSAHSTHSVRVCLPGQRIVYKQLVPPRLLFGHSGRWELAGEGDEVLVTAEHSVAINPGAIAEELGAGKTLADAREFIRTALGRNSRSTLAHAATHE, from the coding sequence ATGAGCAGTATCCCCGCCGGCGGCCAGCACCGCAGAACCGGCGTGAGGGACGGGCAGCCGAAACTACGGCGCACCGAGCACCTCAGGTACTCGATGGCGCCGGCCCGCACCCTCTACGAGCTGGCCGCCGACGTGACCCGCTGGCCCGCCATCTTCGGGCCGAGCGTGTACGCACAGCACCTCAGCCGGGGCCCGCACACCGAGCGGTTCCGGCTGTGGGCGCAGGTCAACGGCCAGGTGAAGTCCTGGGTGTCCCGGCGCGAGCTGGATCCCGACGCGCTGTGGATCCGCTTCGACCAGGAGGAGAGCGCCGCGCCCATCGCGAGCATGGGCGGCGAGTGGCACTTCCGGCCGCTGCCGGACGGCGGCACCGAGATCGTCCTGCTCCACGAGTTCACCGCGGTGGACGACTCCGAGGAGACCGTCGGCTGGATCTCCTCCGCGCTGGACCGCAACAGCGCGGTGGAGCTGGAGGCGCTCACGCGCATCGCCGAACTCGGCCACCCGGTCGACGACGTGGTGTTCACGTTCACCGACACGGTGGCGCTGAAGCGGCCGGCCGCCGAGGTCTACGACTTCCTGTACCGCGCCGACCTGTGGCCCGAGCGGTTGCCCCATGTGCGGCGGGTGACGCTGAAGGAGGACGAGCCCAACGTCCAGGACATGGTGATGGAGACGGTCACCGCGGACGGCTCCGCGCACAGCACGCACTCGGTGCGGGTCTGCCTGCCCGGCCAGCGGATCGTCTACAAGCAGCTGGTGCCGCCGCGGCTGCTGTTCGGGCACAGCGGACGGTGGGAGCTGGCCGGCGAGGGCGACGAGGTCCTGGTGACGGCCGAGCACAGCGTCGCGATCAACCCGGGCGCCATCGCCGAGGAGCTGGGCGCCGGGAAGACCCTCGCCGACGCACGGGAGTTCATCCGGACCGCGCTGGGCCGCAACAGCCGTAGCACCCTGGCCCACGCCGCGACCCATGAGTGA
- the fabD gene encoding ACP S-malonyltransferase — MPPAESELSALDKIAFLFPGQGSQRVGMGLDLLRRWPGLTEKYYRRADEVLGFELSRLCWQGPAQELRQMPVTQPAVVLTSVVAHEVLHAHGVVPDIVAGHSLGEFSALVCAGVLDWVDALRLVRLRGELMMAANQRVPGKMAAVVGLDLATVEEMCAKAAAASGEVVEVANHNDFTQVVVSGQTAAVDALAGLVWQAGADRVVMLEIGGAAHCTLLGGVEDEFAAALEDVEFRDPVIPVVSSFSAAPVASGADARDCLLRQFTGRVNWTGTALRLAAEGAGRLVEVGPGKVLGGLCRRITPGVTAYRTDSEEQTALTLAGLAG, encoded by the coding sequence TTGCCACCAGCCGAGAGTGAGTTGTCTGCATTGGACAAGATCGCCTTCCTCTTCCCTGGCCAAGGCTCGCAACGAGTGGGCATGGGTCTCGACTTGCTGCGGCGCTGGCCCGGACTGACCGAGAAGTACTACCGCCGCGCCGACGAGGTGCTCGGCTTCGAGCTGTCCCGGCTCTGCTGGCAGGGCCCGGCGCAGGAGCTGCGGCAGATGCCGGTCACCCAGCCCGCCGTGGTGCTGACCAGCGTGGTGGCGCACGAGGTGCTGCACGCGCACGGCGTCGTCCCGGACATCGTGGCCGGACACAGCCTGGGCGAGTTCAGCGCGCTGGTCTGCGCGGGCGTCCTGGACTGGGTCGACGCGCTGAGGCTGGTCAGGCTGCGCGGAGAGCTGATGATGGCGGCCAACCAGCGGGTCCCCGGCAAGATGGCGGCGGTGGTCGGCCTGGACCTCGCGACGGTGGAGGAGATGTGCGCCAAGGCCGCCGCCGCGTCCGGGGAGGTCGTGGAGGTCGCCAACCACAACGACTTCACCCAGGTCGTGGTCTCCGGGCAGACGGCCGCGGTGGACGCGCTCGCCGGACTGGTCTGGCAGGCCGGTGCCGACCGCGTCGTCATGCTGGAGATCGGCGGCGCCGCGCACTGCACCCTCCTCGGCGGCGTCGAGGACGAGTTCGCCGCGGCGCTGGAGGACGTGGAGTTCCGCGATCCGGTGATCCCCGTCGTCTCCAGCTTCAGCGCCGCGCCGGTCGCCAGTGGCGCGGACGCCCGCGACTGCCTGCTGCGCCAGTTCACCGGCCGGGTCAACTGGACCGGTACGGCCCTGCGGCTGGCGGCCGAGGGCGCGGGCCGGCTGGTGGAGGTGGGCCCCGGCAAGGTCCTGGGCGGTCTGTGCCGCCGTATCACTCCCGGCGTGACCGCCTACCGCACCGACAGCGAGGAGCAGACGGCGCTCACCCTGGCCGGCCTGGCCGGCTGA
- a CDS encoding serine hydrolase domain-containing protein, with translation MSEGSGFPQGGSCDSDFAEVARVFRGHFAAGEEIGAAVCVYHRGRPVADLWGGFADPERTDPWRPATLGVLASPTKALAASAALLLVDRGVLELDRPIADYWPEFAAHGKERITLRMVLSHRSGVVCLDHDPITADHMRRHTPIAEALAAARPEWEPDTAHGYHAVTFGYLVSELVRRCTGRTVGAFFAEEIAAPLGLDCHIGLPDPDAVHLATMVQSKAEDVMSGGDPGDAIAMLVELGKPDSLTHRSTVASMALDPEPDLTAEDPSYGGWASAQSLARLYAALLGEVDGFRLISERTSAQIGRVHARGACRITMMSTAWGLGFMLPDSPTFPAAAGLTTAFGFDGANGTFTFADPRYDLAFAYVQNSGSRELGSIDDRAQRLVRAVYSSVEGRSHKEES, from the coding sequence ATGAGTGAGGGCAGCGGCTTCCCGCAGGGCGGCTCCTGCGACAGCGACTTCGCCGAGGTGGCACGGGTCTTCCGGGGGCACTTCGCCGCCGGGGAGGAGATCGGCGCCGCCGTGTGCGTCTACCACCGCGGCAGGCCGGTGGCGGACCTGTGGGGCGGCTTCGCCGACCCCGAGCGCACCGATCCGTGGCGTCCGGCGACGCTCGGTGTGCTCGCCTCACCGACCAAGGCCCTGGCCGCCAGCGCCGCACTGCTGCTGGTGGACCGTGGCGTGCTGGAGCTCGACCGGCCGATCGCCGACTACTGGCCGGAGTTCGCCGCGCACGGCAAGGAGAGGATCACGCTGCGGATGGTGCTCAGCCACCGCTCCGGCGTGGTCTGCCTGGACCACGACCCCATCACCGCGGACCACATGCGGCGCCACACCCCGATCGCCGAGGCGCTCGCCGCGGCCCGGCCGGAGTGGGAGCCGGACACCGCGCACGGCTACCACGCCGTGACCTTCGGGTACCTGGTCAGCGAATTGGTCCGCCGGTGCACCGGCCGTACGGTCGGCGCGTTCTTCGCCGAGGAGATCGCCGCGCCGCTGGGCCTCGACTGCCACATCGGCCTGCCCGACCCGGACGCGGTGCACCTGGCCACCATGGTCCAGTCCAAGGCCGAGGACGTGATGTCGGGCGGCGACCCCGGCGACGCCATCGCCATGCTCGTCGAGCTGGGCAAGCCCGACTCCCTCACCCACCGCTCGACGGTCGCCAGCATGGCGCTGGATCCGGAGCCGGACCTGACCGCCGAGGACCCGTCCTACGGCGGTTGGGCCAGCGCCCAGTCGCTGGCCCGGCTGTACGCCGCGCTCCTCGGCGAGGTCGACGGCTTCCGGCTGATCAGTGAGCGGACGTCCGCCCAGATCGGCCGGGTGCACGCCCGGGGCGCCTGCCGCATCACCATGATGTCCACGGCCTGGGGGCTGGGGTTCATGCTGCCCGACAGTCCCACCTTCCCGGCCGCCGCCGGCCTGACCACCGCCTTCGGCTTCGACGGCGCCAACGGCACCTTCACCTTCGCCGATCCGCGGTACGACCTCGCCTTCGCCTACGTCCAGAACTCCGGCTCCCGCGAGCTGGGCAGCATCGACGACCGCGCCCAGCGGCTCGTCCGAGCCGTCTATTCGAGCGTCGAAGGGCGCTCGCACAAGGAGGAATCATGA
- a CDS encoding MBL fold metallo-hydrolase: MSSAAHEPVLQEVAADVFAYLQPEGGWCVSNAGLIASGGSTALIDTAATEARAQRLRQKVLADGRPAPFALVNTHSHGDHTFGNFLFPEATVIAHANARDEMDRAGLHLTELWPDVAWGGVEVRLPAVTYRDRLTLHVGEVTAELLHFGPSHTANDTVVWIPERKVLFTGDIVMSGFTPFVPLGSVSGSLKVIQQLRELGATTVVTGHGPVAGPEVLDVTEEYLRWVWQLAADGIAAGQPPLTVAREADLGRFAELGEPERLVANLHRAYAEQRTPEAAFDFDVLLKEMGIIFGEMMEYHGGPLTCCA; the protein is encoded by the coding sequence GTGTCCTCAGCAGCCCATGAGCCGGTTCTCCAGGAGGTGGCCGCCGATGTCTTCGCCTACCTCCAGCCGGAGGGCGGTTGGTGCGTCAGCAACGCCGGTCTCATCGCGTCCGGCGGATCCACCGCACTGATCGACACCGCGGCGACCGAGGCGCGCGCCCAGCGCCTGCGCCAGAAGGTGCTGGCGGACGGCCGTCCGGCGCCGTTCGCCCTGGTCAACACCCACTCGCACGGTGACCACACCTTCGGCAACTTCCTGTTCCCCGAGGCCACCGTGATCGCCCATGCCAACGCCCGCGACGAGATGGACCGGGCCGGACTGCACCTGACCGAGCTGTGGCCGGACGTGGCCTGGGGCGGGGTCGAGGTGCGGCTGCCCGCGGTCACCTACCGGGACCGGCTGACGCTGCACGTCGGCGAGGTGACCGCCGAGCTGCTGCACTTCGGGCCGTCGCACACCGCCAATGACACCGTGGTGTGGATACCGGAGCGGAAGGTGCTGTTCACCGGCGACATCGTCATGTCCGGGTTCACTCCGTTCGTGCCGCTCGGCTCGGTCTCCGGTTCGCTGAAGGTGATCCAGCAGCTCCGTGAGCTGGGCGCGACGACCGTGGTGACCGGTCACGGACCGGTGGCCGGACCCGAGGTCCTCGACGTGACCGAGGAGTACCTGCGCTGGGTGTGGCAGCTGGCCGCGGACGGGATCGCCGCCGGGCAGCCGCCGCTGACGGTGGCGCGCGAGGCCGACCTCGGCCGGTTCGCCGAACTGGGCGAGCCGGAGCGGCTGGTGGCCAACCTGCACCGGGCCTACGCCGAACAGCGCACCCCCGAGGCCGCGTTCGACTTCGACGTGCTGCTCAAGGAGATGGGCATCATCTTCGGCGAGATGATGGAGTACCACGGCGGTCCGCTGACCTGCTGCGCCTGA
- a CDS encoding nucleotide disphospho-sugar-binding domain-containing protein: MRVLFCAFPATAHVHPLVPLAWALQNAGHEVRVAIHPGAAHLVTEAGLAPVPVGAALTEVMEWNDNFEKLDTLTDFLSVDEAPGDGWVRKWAGMTRMLAGFTPMLDDLVGFCRTWQPDLVLWDPFCVPAAVAATVTGAAQARFLWGQDNIGWLHARSRERLAQRDAGPEEDPVTALMQPMLEPYGLAYCEELLLGQWSIDPVPAPLRLPVDLSYEPIRRVPYNGNRTPPAWVHERPARPRVCLSLGMGGRGRQLFREAGISFADMVAGLAELDIELVTTLHAEQLATVREVPENVRLVEYVPLNYLLPNCSALIHHGGGGTFAAAVTHRVPQLVTPLPMWGEARTARYVADSGAGLMLEPREITVEVLREQVRRLVAEPSFQAGADQLHTQMRSMPGPDEVVRRLEALTAQHRGQRRAVTL, translated from the coding sequence ATGCGTGTTCTGTTCTGTGCCTTCCCAGCGACGGCGCATGTGCATCCGCTCGTTCCGTTGGCCTGGGCGTTGCAGAACGCCGGGCACGAGGTGCGGGTCGCGATCCATCCCGGTGCCGCGCATCTGGTGACCGAGGCCGGCCTCGCCCCGGTACCGGTCGGTGCGGCGCTGACCGAGGTCATGGAGTGGAACGACAATTTCGAGAAACTCGACACGCTCACCGACTTCCTGTCGGTGGACGAGGCGCCCGGGGACGGCTGGGTCCGCAAGTGGGCCGGTATGACCCGGATGCTGGCCGGGTTCACGCCCATGCTCGACGATCTCGTCGGCTTCTGCCGGACCTGGCAGCCGGACCTGGTGCTCTGGGACCCGTTCTGTGTGCCGGCGGCCGTCGCCGCGACGGTGACCGGGGCCGCGCAGGCACGGTTCCTGTGGGGGCAGGACAACATCGGCTGGCTGCACGCCCGGTCGCGGGAGCGGCTGGCGCAGCGCGACGCCGGGCCGGAGGAGGATCCGGTGACCGCGCTGATGCAGCCGATGCTGGAGCCGTACGGCCTCGCTTACTGTGAGGAGCTGCTGCTCGGCCAGTGGTCCATCGACCCGGTGCCCGCGCCGCTGCGGTTGCCGGTCGACCTGTCGTACGAGCCGATCCGGCGGGTCCCCTACAACGGCAACCGGACGCCCCCGGCCTGGGTGCACGAGCGGCCGGCGCGGCCCCGGGTCTGCCTGTCGCTCGGCATGGGGGGCCGGGGCCGGCAGCTCTTCCGCGAGGCGGGGATCTCCTTCGCCGACATGGTCGCCGGCCTGGCCGAGCTGGACATCGAGCTGGTCACCACCCTGCACGCCGAGCAGCTGGCCACCGTGCGGGAGGTGCCGGAGAACGTCCGGCTGGTGGAGTACGTGCCGCTGAACTACCTGCTGCCCAACTGCTCGGCGCTGATCCACCACGGCGGGGGCGGCACCTTCGCCGCGGCCGTGACGCACCGGGTCCCGCAGCTGGTCACCCCCCTGCCGATGTGGGGCGAGGCGCGGACCGCGCGGTACGTCGCCGACAGCGGCGCGGGGCTCATGCTGGAGCCGCGGGAGATCACCGTCGAGGTGCTGCGCGAGCAGGTGCGGCGGCTCGTTGCGGAGCCCTCGTTCCAGGCCGGCGCGGACCAGCTGCACACACAGATGCGATCCATGCCGGGCCCGGACGAGGTCGTGCGCCGGCTGGAGGCGCTGACGGCCCAGCACCGCGGTCAGCGGCGCGCGGTGACGTTGTAG
- a CDS encoding FkbM family methyltransferase → MPDDGIQPIELAPGFSCYAADEATARFGYREIFEDDESYRFDHLPNAPVVVDVGAGIGLFTLFVKRRFPRARVIAFEPVPGNVRLLRRNLALHGVAQDVEVHQCCLGARPAAAAGFAHVPRLAGNSTLYPALLAAAQRLMARHTGEAEAAQLFATEPMTVRVETFSGALGGTGGRFDLVKIDAEGAELDVLHGIAEEDWPGIGALLVETDGERAAVERILRERGLAVRSARAPYMWPELGIYNVTARR, encoded by the coding sequence ATGCCCGACGACGGCATCCAACCGATCGAGCTCGCCCCGGGGTTCTCCTGCTACGCCGCCGACGAGGCCACCGCGCGCTTCGGCTACCGGGAGATCTTCGAGGACGACGAGAGCTACCGCTTCGACCACCTCCCCAACGCGCCCGTCGTCGTCGACGTCGGCGCGGGCATCGGCCTGTTCACCCTTTTCGTCAAGCGCAGATTTCCGCGCGCCCGGGTGATCGCCTTCGAGCCGGTGCCGGGCAACGTCCGGCTGCTGCGCCGGAACCTGGCGCTGCACGGCGTCGCACAGGACGTCGAGGTCCACCAGTGCTGCCTGGGCGCGCGGCCGGCCGCCGCCGCGGGCTTCGCCCACGTGCCGCGGCTCGCCGGGAACTCCACCCTCTACCCGGCCCTCCTGGCCGCCGCCCAGCGCCTGATGGCCCGGCATACCGGGGAAGCCGAGGCGGCGCAGCTGTTCGCGACCGAGCCCATGACCGTCCGGGTGGAGACGTTCTCGGGGGCCCTGGGCGGCACCGGCGGGCGCTTCGACCTGGTGAAGATCGACGCCGAGGGCGCGGAGCTGGACGTCCTCCACGGCATCGCCGAGGAGGACTGGCCCGGGATCGGCGCGCTGCTGGTCGAGACGGACGGCGAACGGGCGGCGGTGGAACGCATCCTGCGGGAGCGCGGGCTGGCCGTGCGCAGCGCACGCGCTCCCTACATGTGGCCCGAACTCGGCATCTACAACGTCACCGCGCGCCGCTGA